A genomic window from Gemmatimonadota bacterium includes:
- a CDS encoding alpha-hydroxy-acid oxidizing protein, with amino-acid sequence MSAPHHPDGDDRRRFLRFLAASPLLAAGGVDLGALERLTSAGNPDDGWRLLDEVTRATEAPRSLQQAAQQPPLIRDPGDALSVFDFEPVAKAKLPVGHYGYMASGVDDDGTLRANREGFAQFQLRARRLVNVREVDMSVTIFGERWETPIFVCPTGSQKIYDPEGDVATARAAKAKGHLMMLSGVTTSSVEEVNAARGTPVWFQCYPTDVDAVAHAIVRRAARAGCPALILTVDLNGGRNLETQARAARLDSRNCAECHTPGLAGMLKRKPMFDGLDLSAAKGLEQPTMDWAWVKRCRAVAPRMKLVLKGIVTREDAALAVSNGADAIVVSNHGGRAEDSGRSTIESLPEVVAAVRGRIPVLIDGGIRRGSDMVKALALGATAVGIGRPYLWGLASFGQAGVEAVLTLMRRELLLSMRQVGATSLRQLGRAYVVRRDGR; translated from the coding sequence ATGAGCGCTCCGCATCATCCCGATGGCGACGACCGCCGCCGATTCCTGCGATTCCTCGCCGCCAGCCCCCTGCTCGCGGCCGGTGGCGTGGACCTGGGCGCCCTGGAGCGCCTGACGAGTGCCGGGAATCCTGACGATGGCTGGCGCCTGCTGGATGAGGTGACGCGCGCCACGGAGGCCCCGCGGTCGTTGCAGCAGGCGGCGCAGCAGCCGCCGCTCATTCGCGACCCGGGCGACGCGCTGAGCGTCTTCGACTTCGAGCCGGTCGCCAAGGCCAAGCTCCCCGTGGGCCACTACGGCTACATGGCCAGCGGCGTCGACGACGACGGGACGCTGCGCGCCAATCGCGAGGGCTTTGCGCAGTTCCAGCTGCGGGCGCGCCGCCTGGTGAACGTGCGCGAGGTGGACATGTCGGTCACGATCTTCGGCGAGCGGTGGGAGACGCCGATCTTCGTCTGCCCCACGGGGAGCCAGAAGATCTACGACCCCGAGGGCGACGTAGCGACGGCGCGCGCGGCGAAGGCCAAGGGGCACCTGATGATGTTGAGCGGCGTCACGACGTCGAGCGTGGAGGAGGTGAACGCGGCGCGCGGGACGCCGGTCTGGTTCCAGTGTTACCCGACCGACGTCGACGCGGTGGCGCACGCCATCGTGCGGCGCGCGGCGAGGGCGGGGTGCCCGGCGCTCATCCTTACGGTCGACCTCAACGGCGGGCGCAACCTGGAGACCCAGGCCCGTGCGGCGCGTCTCGACAGCCGCAACTGCGCGGAATGCCACACCCCCGGGCTGGCGGGAATGCTCAAGCGCAAGCCGATGTTCGACGGTCTCGACCTCAGCGCGGCCAAGGGGCTGGAGCAGCCGACGATGGACTGGGCGTGGGTGAAGCGTTGCCGCGCCGTGGCGCCGCGCATGAAGCTCGTCCTCAAGGGGATCGTGACGCGCGAGGACGCGGCGCTGGCGGTGTCCAACGGGGCCGACGCGATCGTCGTCTCCAACCATGGCGGGCGCGCCGAGGACAGCGGGCGCTCGACCATCGAGTCGCTGCCCGAGGTGGTGGCGGCCGTGCGCGGGCGCATCCCCGTGCTCATCGACGGCGGGATCCGGCGAGGAAGCGACATGGTGAAGGCACTGGCGTTAGGCGCGACGGCCGTCGGCATCGGACGCCCCTACCTGTGGGGGCTCGCCTCGTTTGGCCAGGCCGGCGTGGAGGCGGTGCTCACCTTGATGCGGCGCGAACTCCTGCTCTCGATGCGGCAGGTGGGGGCAACGTCGCTGCGGCAGCTCGGGCGCGCGTACGTGGTCAGGCGCGACGGGCGGTAG